The Alteromonas stellipolaris genome includes a region encoding these proteins:
- a CDS encoding anthranilate synthase component II: MLLLIDNFDSFTHNLARYLTELGACVKVVRNNALTIADIEALSPSHLVISPGPCTPNESGISLEAIKHFAGKIPLLGVCLGHQAIGQVFGASVIGAKEIKHGKTSALFHKNRGLFSGFEQGYAVTRYHSLVLDESHFPESLNIDAWCVTDDGEKEIMGISHKALPIWGVQFHPESLLTEYGHDILCAFLNA, from the coding sequence GTGTTGCTGTTAATTGATAATTTCGATTCATTTACTCACAACCTTGCCCGTTACCTTACCGAGTTAGGTGCATGCGTTAAGGTGGTGAGAAACAATGCCCTTACTATTGCCGATATAGAAGCCTTATCACCCAGTCATTTAGTGATTTCACCAGGCCCATGTACACCCAATGAGTCGGGAATTAGCTTAGAGGCTATTAAGCACTTTGCTGGGAAGATCCCCTTACTTGGTGTGTGCTTAGGCCATCAAGCCATAGGTCAGGTTTTTGGTGCTTCAGTGATTGGAGCAAAAGAAATTAAGCACGGCAAAACTTCCGCGCTCTTTCATAAAAACCGTGGCTTATTTAGCGGCTTTGAACAAGGTTATGCGGTAACTCGCTATCACTCATTAGTGCTTGATGAAAGCCACTTTCCTGAAAGCTTAAATATCGATGCGTGGTGCGTAACTGATGACGGGGAAAAAGAAATTATGGGGATCTCTCATAAAGCTCTCCCTATATGGGGTGTACAATTTCACCCTGAATCTTTACTCACCGAGTATGGCCACGATATTTTATGTGCTTTTCTAAACGCCTAG
- the trpS gene encoding tryptophan--tRNA ligase, giving the protein MSNKPIVLSGCQPSGQLTLGNYMGALKQWVSMQDDHDCLYMLVDLHAITVRQDPKQLFEACLDGLALYLACGIDPEKSTLFVQSHVPQHAQLSWVLNCYTQMGELNRMTQFKDKSAKNENNINVGLYGYPVLMAADILMYQADKVPVGDDQKQHLELTRDIANRMNNLYGDILRVPEPHIPEFGARIMSLQEPEKKMSKSDVNPNNFIGLLEDPKKITKKIKRAVTDSDEKANIYFNPQEKPGVSNLLTLLSLSTGKSIDELVPAYEDKMYGHLKGDVAEAVVGLLEPIQQRYADIRTNRDYLNDVMRNGAEKASARAEETLKKVYEAVGFIPKP; this is encoded by the coding sequence ATGAGTAACAAGCCTATTGTATTAAGTGGCTGTCAGCCTTCTGGACAACTTACCCTTGGCAATTACATGGGTGCGCTTAAGCAGTGGGTTTCCATGCAAGACGATCATGATTGCCTATACATGTTAGTGGATTTGCATGCCATAACGGTTAGGCAAGATCCTAAGCAATTATTTGAGGCCTGCCTAGATGGACTGGCGTTATACCTAGCTTGCGGAATCGACCCAGAAAAAAGCACCTTATTCGTGCAGTCTCATGTACCTCAACATGCCCAGCTTTCATGGGTACTTAATTGCTACACCCAAATGGGTGAGCTAAATCGCATGACGCAATTTAAAGATAAGTCAGCGAAGAACGAAAACAATATCAATGTTGGCCTTTATGGCTATCCGGTATTGATGGCAGCAGACATTCTAATGTACCAAGCTGACAAAGTGCCTGTAGGTGATGATCAAAAACAACATCTAGAGCTTACCCGTGATATCGCTAACCGTATGAACAACTTATATGGCGACATTCTACGTGTACCAGAACCTCACATTCCTGAGTTTGGTGCTCGTATCATGAGTCTACAAGAGCCAGAAAAGAAAATGTCGAAGTCTGACGTTAACCCAAACAACTTCATTGGCTTGCTTGAAGATCCTAAAAAAATCACCAAAAAAATTAAACGTGCGGTAACCGATTCAGACGAAAAAGCAAACATTTACTTCAACCCACAAGAAAAGCCTGGGGTATCAAACCTACTTACCCTATTGTCATTATCGACAGGAAAATCGATAGATGAATTAGTGCCGGCATACGAAGATAAAATGTATGGTCACTTGAAGGGTGACGTAGCAGAAGCGGTAGTGGGCCTTTTAGAGCCAATTCAGCAACGCTATGCCGATATTCGCACCAATCGTGACTACTTAAACGATGTGATGCGAAATGGCGCAGAAAAAGCCTCGGCCCGCGCAGAGGAAACTCTTAAAAAGGTTTATGAAGCCGTTGGCTTTATTCCAAAACCTTAA
- the rpe gene encoding ribulose-phosphate 3-epimerase, whose translation MKPFLIAPSILSADFARLGEEVENVLNAGADVVHFDVMDNHYVPNLTFGPMICEALRKYGITAPIDVHLMVKPVDDLIEKFADAGASYISFHPEASEHIDRSLQLIIDAGCKPGLVFNPATPLHYLDHVMDKLHHILIMSVNPGFGGQKFIPSTLDKVRAVKQRVLESGHDIRIEIDGGVKVDNIRAIAEAGADMFVAGSAIFSEPDYRAVIDDMRTELSRLSKA comes from the coding sequence ATGAAACCATTTTTGATTGCCCCCTCAATTCTGTCTGCCGATTTTGCTCGGCTAGGAGAAGAGGTAGAGAACGTACTAAACGCAGGTGCCGATGTGGTTCATTTTGATGTAATGGATAATCACTATGTGCCCAACCTCACATTTGGCCCTATGATATGCGAGGCTTTACGAAAGTATGGCATTACTGCACCTATTGATGTGCATTTGATGGTGAAGCCGGTTGATGACTTAATCGAAAAATTTGCCGATGCCGGTGCCAGCTATATTAGTTTTCACCCTGAAGCATCCGAGCATATCGATCGCTCATTACAGCTTATAATTGATGCTGGCTGTAAACCTGGGTTGGTGTTTAACCCTGCCACGCCTTTGCATTATCTGGATCATGTCATGGACAAGTTACACCATATCCTTATCATGTCGGTCAATCCGGGCTTTGGTGGACAAAAGTTTATCCCTAGCACATTGGATAAAGTGCGCGCCGTTAAGCAACGCGTGTTAGAAAGTGGTCACGATATAAGAATAGAAATTGACGGTGGCGTAAAAGTCGATAACATTCGCGCCATTGCTGAAGCTGGCGCGGATATGTTCGTAGCCGGTTCTGCTATTTTTTCTGAGCCCGATTACCGCGCAGTTATTGATGACATGCGCACTGAATTATCTCGTCTTTCTAAGGCGTAA
- a CDS encoding TorF family putative porin translates to MKLSTKSTLLAVAVSSACLFTALPSYAEVTANAGATSNYIWRGLTQTMNEAAVQGGIDYAHESGFYAGTWASNVKYGSDDNYSYEHDMYFGFSGESNDISYDFGYLYYNYDAAANFDFAEVYGSVGMGGLSLTLSVLAHTEADEADNRDYGFGEATYVSLDYGLEVLNGSELGFHVGYHQGDFAEDFNGVVGGYADWGVSIAKDGFSFAVTGTDLDDSGDADSLDNDAVKFTVAYSMDFEL, encoded by the coding sequence ATGAAATTATCTACTAAAAGCACATTGCTTGCGGTTGCTGTATCGTCAGCTTGCCTATTTACTGCGTTACCTAGTTACGCAGAAGTTACGGCTAACGCCGGCGCGACAAGTAACTACATTTGGCGTGGTTTAACGCAAACAATGAATGAAGCTGCCGTTCAGGGCGGAATTGACTACGCACACGAAAGTGGCTTTTATGCAGGTACTTGGGCATCAAACGTGAAATACGGTTCAGACGACAATTATTCGTATGAGCACGATATGTATTTTGGATTCTCTGGTGAATCTAACGATATCTCCTATGATTTCGGTTACCTTTATTACAATTATGATGCTGCAGCAAACTTCGATTTTGCTGAAGTATACGGCTCTGTTGGTATGGGTGGACTTAGCCTGACCCTTTCTGTTCTTGCTCATACCGAAGCGGATGAAGCGGATAACCGTGATTACGGTTTTGGTGAAGCGACTTATGTTTCGCTTGATTATGGTTTAGAAGTACTAAATGGTTCGGAACTAGGTTTCCATGTTGGTTATCACCAAGGTGATTTTGCGGAAGACTTCAACGGTGTAGTTGGCGGTTACGCAGATTGGGGTGTGTCTATTGCGAAAGATGGATTTAGCTTCGCAGTAACCGGTACTGATTTAGATGACAGTGGTGATGCAGATTCGTTAGATAACGATGCAGTTAAGTTCACTGTTGCTTACAGCATGGACTTCGAGCTGTAA
- a CDS encoding DUF2970 domain-containing protein, translating into MSQQPGTGFWSVLMSVVAGVFGVQSHKNYERDFTKGTFVSFLIIGIFLVAMMVVSLMMFVKWLTGY; encoded by the coding sequence ATGAGTCAACAACCGGGTACCGGCTTCTGGTCAGTGCTTATGAGTGTTGTTGCTGGTGTGTTCGGTGTGCAAAGCCATAAAAACTATGAGCGCGATTTTACGAAAGGAACCTTCGTTAGTTTTCTGATTATTGGCATATTTTTAGTTGCCATGATGGTGGTGTCTTTAATGATGTTTGTGAAGTGGCTAACCGGTTATTAG